Proteins found in one Bremerella volcania genomic segment:
- a CDS encoding Gfo/Idh/MocA family protein encodes MAKKPLRIGLVGYGFMGRTHSNGYKRVPDFFPELQYQPVLKAVCGRSEDKTKAFAEQWGYESYETDWNKLIARDDIDAIDICTPNDTHGPISIAAAKAGKMVLCEKPIGMSTAEGEEMVKAVEDAGVANTIFYNYRRIPAVTLAKKIIDSGKLGRIFHYRANFLQDWTINADVPQGGAGLWRLDAASAGSGVTGDLLAHCIDTAIWLNGRINDVNAVTETFVKERLHSGTGKKEPVKIDDACSFFCHFENGSLGLFESTRYARGHKALYTFEINGEHASIRWDLHDLHRLEYFDHADEGEVRGWRSIHVTDGEHPYMDHWWVPGLNIGYEHSFVHHVADFLKSIEEGTPCEPTFKSALETQKVCDAVLASAAEKVWKDV; translated from the coding sequence ATGGCAAAGAAACCTCTTCGTATTGGTCTGGTCGGCTATGGCTTCATGGGCCGTACCCACTCCAATGGCTACAAGCGGGTACCAGACTTCTTTCCGGAACTCCAATATCAACCGGTCCTGAAGGCCGTTTGTGGTCGTAGCGAAGACAAAACCAAGGCCTTCGCCGAGCAGTGGGGCTACGAGTCGTACGAGACCGATTGGAACAAGCTGATCGCTCGCGACGATATCGACGCCATCGACATTTGCACCCCCAACGATACGCACGGTCCGATTTCGATCGCCGCCGCCAAGGCCGGCAAGATGGTTCTGTGCGAAAAACCGATCGGGATGAGCACCGCCGAAGGGGAAGAGATGGTCAAAGCCGTCGAAGACGCCGGCGTGGCCAATACCATCTTTTACAACTATCGCCGCATTCCGGCGGTGACCCTGGCTAAGAAGATCATCGACAGCGGCAAGCTGGGACGTATTTTCCACTATCGCGCCAACTTCCTGCAGGACTGGACGATCAACGCCGATGTTCCTCAGGGGGGTGCGGGTCTGTGGCGTCTGGATGCGGCTTCGGCAGGTTCCGGCGTCACGGGGGACCTGTTGGCTCACTGCATCGACACGGCTATCTGGCTCAACGGAAGAATTAACGACGTCAACGCTGTGACCGAAACGTTCGTCAAGGAGCGTCTGCACAGTGGAACCGGTAAGAAAGAGCCTGTGAAGATCGATGATGCCTGCTCGTTCTTCTGTCACTTCGAGAACGGTTCGCTCGGTCTGTTCGAGTCGACGCGCTACGCTCGTGGTCACAAGGCGCTATACACCTTCGAGATCAATGGCGAACATGCCTCGATCCGCTGGGACCTGCACGACTTGCACCGCTTGGAATACTTCGATCATGCCGACGAAGGGGAAGTCCGCGGCTGGCGTTCGATTCATGTCACCGACGGCGAGCACCCTTACATGGATCACTGGTGGGTGCCAGGTCTGAACATCGGCTACGAACACAGCTTCGTGCACCATGTGGCCGACTTCCTGAAGAGCATCGAAGAAGGCACGCCATGCGAGCCGACCTTCAAGTCCGCTCTGGAAACCCAGAAGGTCTGCGATGCCGTCCTGGCCAGTGCCGCCGAAAAGGTCTGGAAGGACGTTTAG
- a CDS encoding sugar phosphate isomerase/epimerase family protein, with translation MSTHPNASPKLHNAMWPGLVGKEEGTDHPPISLERMLELTAAAEVDGIKFDGIDYFLFHPHTDPDAPDDELKRIADLVASYNLTIGSLVAPIWPGTVGGPAMGTEEERSNFVLAVKKACRIAKIFNDHGVRQYGCIRIDSASGVEAWSADPEANTKLIAETFKEAGKVAADNGERLAAEGEICWGGMHSWKDMLNLLEAVGMPETVGFQADLAHTYLYLLGYNAPEHALLKEGYTEEEFWAAYTEMTNALRKWTIDFHVAQNDGSVHGTGSHDKTGRHCPADDPNGKLDIVKCSQYWLDGAQDRGIKHICWDGCMFPNEMLEKQETWNTILDVMIKVRDQCGWN, from the coding sequence ATGAGTACGCATCCTAACGCGTCCCCGAAACTTCATAATGCCATGTGGCCTGGTTTGGTTGGTAAGGAAGAAGGGACCGATCATCCGCCGATCAGCCTGGAACGCATGCTGGAGTTGACCGCCGCTGCCGAAGTGGATGGCATCAAGTTCGACGGGATCGATTACTTCCTGTTTCACCCTCACACCGATCCCGATGCGCCGGATGACGAATTGAAGCGGATTGCCGACCTGGTTGCCTCGTACAATCTGACGATCGGCTCGCTGGTCGCTCCGATTTGGCCTGGTACCGTGGGTGGTCCTGCGATGGGTACCGAAGAAGAACGCTCCAACTTCGTGCTCGCCGTGAAGAAGGCCTGTCGCATCGCGAAGATCTTCAACGACCATGGTGTACGACAGTACGGTTGCATTCGTATCGACTCGGCCAGTGGCGTGGAGGCCTGGTCTGCGGATCCCGAAGCCAACACCAAGCTGATTGCCGAAACCTTCAAAGAGGCCGGTAAAGTCGCCGCTGACAATGGCGAACGTCTGGCTGCCGAAGGGGAAATCTGCTGGGGGGGCATGCACTCTTGGAAGGACATGCTGAACCTTCTGGAAGCGGTGGGCATGCCGGAAACGGTTGGGTTCCAGGCCGACCTGGCCCATACCTATCTCTACCTGCTGGGCTACAACGCGCCAGAGCATGCCTTGCTAAAGGAAGGCTACACCGAAGAAGAATTCTGGGCCGCCTACACCGAAATGACCAACGCCCTGCGAAAGTGGACGATCGACTTCCACGTCGCCCAGAACGACGGTAGCGTGCATGGGACGGGTTCGCACGATAAGACGGGTCGTCACTGCCCTGCCGACGATCCCAACGGCAAGCTTGATATCGTCAAGTGCAGCCAGTACTGGCTCGATGGTGCCCAGGACCGCGGTATCAAGCACATCTGCTGGGACGGATGCATGTTCCCCAACGAAATGCTCGAAAAGCAGGAAACCTGGAACACGATCCTCGATGTCATGATCAAAGTTCGCGACCAGTGTGGTTGGAACTAA
- the scpB gene encoding SMC-Scp complex subunit ScpB has product MTDDEEQFDLYAMFADDADDGGLSLDRLSETYAEALGNRPVPFQEEKPAAEEEFPEDESTAEAVSRLADEAEADDPCELSPTTILEAILFVGHASNDKLTAEKAASVMRGVQADEIDDLVTQLNRKYEAEGCPYEITAVGGTYRMALRDEFRPLREKFYGKVREAKLSQPAIDVLSLVAYNQGATREEVDDMRNKPSGPILTQLVRRRLLRVQPDPEDKRLKRYTTTERFLQLFGLTSLDDLPQPQSLDD; this is encoded by the coding sequence ATGACCGACGACGAGGAACAGTTCGATCTTTATGCCATGTTCGCCGACGATGCCGACGATGGTGGGCTTTCGTTGGATCGCTTGTCGGAGACCTACGCCGAGGCGCTTGGCAATCGTCCGGTCCCGTTTCAAGAAGAGAAACCGGCCGCAGAGGAAGAGTTCCCAGAAGACGAATCGACCGCCGAAGCCGTTTCTCGGTTGGCCGATGAAGCAGAAGCAGATGATCCATGCGAGCTTTCCCCCACGACCATTCTGGAAGCGATCTTGTTCGTCGGTCATGCCTCGAATGACAAGTTGACCGCTGAAAAAGCCGCGTCCGTGATGCGCGGGGTTCAAGCCGACGAAATCGACGACCTGGTCACGCAACTCAACCGCAAGTATGAAGCGGAAGGATGTCCTTACGAAATCACTGCGGTTGGCGGAACATATCGCATGGCCCTCCGTGACGAGTTTCGCCCGTTGCGAGAGAAGTTCTACGGCAAGGTCCGTGAGGCCAAGCTCTCTCAACCGGCGATCGATGTCCTTTCGCTAGTCGCCTACAACCAAGGTGCCACGCGTGAAGAAGTTGATGACATGCGGAACAAACCGAGCGGGCCGATTCTCACGCAACTGGTACGTCGCCGACTGCTTCGCGTTCAGCCTGATCCAGAAGACAAGCGGCTGAAACGCTACACGACGACAGAACGCTTTCTACAATTGTTCGGGCTGACTTCGCTCGATGACCTTCCGCAGCCGCAATCGCTGGATGACTAG
- a CDS encoding sugar phosphate isomerase/epimerase family protein, whose amino-acid sequence MKFGMNLLLWSGDPDDSLLPVIEELKAMGYDGVEIPLFNLDVDKWTKYGEKIKAMDLKCTAVTVRNEEDNPISPDASVRAKGVELNKKTLDCCAALGAETLVGPYHSAIGIFSGAGPTEDEWKWGVDSMRQVAEHAGDVNVMLGVEALNRFETYLLNIHRDSARFVREVDHPNCKMMYDTFHANIEEADIAQAIRDCSDVLHHVHISENNRATPGSGHIDFNTNFDTLKEVGYDGWMVVEAFGLALPEIAAATKIWRKMFDTELQLAKDGLAFMKQEVAKRW is encoded by the coding sequence ATGAAATTTGGCATGAACTTGTTGCTTTGGTCCGGCGATCCCGATGACAGCTTGCTGCCGGTGATCGAAGAGTTGAAGGCCATGGGATATGACGGGGTGGAGATCCCACTTTTCAATCTCGACGTCGACAAATGGACGAAGTACGGCGAAAAGATCAAAGCAATGGATCTGAAGTGTACCGCCGTCACCGTCCGTAATGAAGAGGACAACCCGATAAGCCCCGATGCCTCGGTGCGTGCCAAAGGCGTAGAACTCAACAAGAAGACGCTCGACTGCTGTGCCGCACTAGGCGCCGAAACGCTCGTCGGTCCGTATCACTCGGCAATCGGTATCTTCAGTGGTGCCGGCCCGACCGAAGACGAATGGAAGTGGGGCGTCGATTCGATGCGACAAGTCGCCGAACACGCCGGCGATGTCAACGTGATGCTGGGCGTCGAAGCGCTCAATCGCTTTGAAACGTACCTGTTAAACATCCATAGGGACTCGGCTCGATTTGTTCGTGAAGTCGATCATCCTAACTGCAAGATGATGTACGACACCTTCCACGCAAACATCGAAGAAGCGGACATCGCCCAAGCCATTCGTGATTGTTCGGACGTGCTGCATCATGTGCATATCTCGGAAAACAACCGCGCCACGCCAGGCAGCGGCCACATCGATTTCAATACCAATTTCGATACGTTGAAGGAAGTTGGCTACGACGGCTGGATGGTCGTGGAGGCGTTTGGCTTGGCGTTGCCGGAAATCGCTGCCGCCACCAAGATCTGGCGCAAGATGTTCGATACGGAACTGCAACTGGCCAAAGACGGCCTTGCCTTCATGAAGCAGGAAGTTGCCAAACGCTGGTAA
- the rpe gene encoding ribulose-phosphate 3-epimerase, which yields MSRRSHLARLRQQSPLILPSVLSCDFSDMRGEVERLETAGVQALHLDVMDGNFVPNITYGMPIVAAFRKLTQLPLDVHLMIENPERYIRQFYEAGADIITVHEEATGIDTANVLQEIKNLGCGAGVTINPDIPVERVLPFVDTADLILVMSVNAGFGGQTFNPVALEKLEALRKVGPPELLLEVDGGVNLETVQACTEAGADLLVIGSAIFNQSDYGAAIDQLYRSAQVST from the coding sequence ATGTCCCGTCGTTCGCATCTCGCGCGACTTCGCCAACAGTCTCCGCTCATTCTGCCATCGGTGCTATCGTGTGACTTTAGCGATATGCGCGGTGAGGTAGAGCGACTGGAAACTGCTGGCGTGCAAGCACTTCATTTGGACGTGATGGACGGAAATTTCGTCCCCAACATCACTTACGGAATGCCCATTGTTGCCGCGTTTCGCAAGTTGACACAACTTCCGCTCGATGTCCATTTGATGATCGAGAATCCGGAGCGTTATATCCGACAGTTTTATGAGGCGGGCGCGGATATCATTACCGTTCACGAGGAAGCGACTGGAATCGACACGGCCAATGTCCTGCAAGAGATCAAGAATCTGGGCTGTGGGGCTGGGGTGACGATTAACCCGGACATCCCTGTCGAGCGAGTTCTCCCTTTCGTGGACACAGCCGACTTGATATTAGTCATGAGTGTCAATGCAGGATTTGGCGGTCAAACGTTCAATCCTGTGGCGTTGGAGAAGCTTGAAGCTTTGCGAAAAGTCGGTCCTCCGGAACTTCTCTTGGAAGTCGACGGCGGCGTGAACCTGGAAACGGTTCAGGCGTGCACCGAAGCAGGGGCTGACCTCCTGGTAATAGGATCAGCGATTTTCAATCAATCGGATTACGGCGCAGCGATTGATCAGCTCTATCGATCTGCCCAAGTTTCGACCTAG
- a CDS encoding DUF5063 domain-containing protein: MLEPIDEFVETATQFCHLVEDHESEPLDRFIRKLQQFLPLMYYQAVKLPDVGSRSEPSYQREITHDQWQSLFGRLVQYLGVHDQYWIVHDVDLVADDVPEAILSSLADDVTDIWRDLKNGLLYWEAADEPLRRELIWQWRFHFYGHWSDHVIDAMRAVNRMCQEFEHDED, from the coding sequence ATGCTCGAGCCGATTGACGAGTTCGTAGAAACTGCAACCCAGTTTTGTCATTTGGTTGAGGACCATGAAAGCGAACCGCTTGATCGATTTATTCGAAAACTCCAGCAGTTTCTTCCTCTTATGTATTACCAAGCGGTGAAGTTGCCGGACGTTGGATCACGCTCAGAGCCAAGCTATCAGCGTGAGATTACGCACGATCAGTGGCAGAGTTTATTCGGAAGGCTCGTTCAATATTTAGGAGTTCACGATCAGTATTGGATAGTGCATGACGTCGACTTGGTTGCTGACGATGTACCAGAAGCAATCCTTAGCAGTTTGGCAGATGACGTAACAGACATTTGGCGAGATTTGAAGAACGGCCTCTTGTATTGGGAGGCTGCTGATGAGCCACTACGGCGGGAATTGATTTGGCAATGGCGATTTCACTTTTATGGCCATTGGTCGGATCATGTGATTGATGCAATGCGTGCCGTTAACCGCATGTGTCAGGAATTTGAACACGACGAAGATTAG